One Vigna unguiculata cultivar IT97K-499-35 chromosome 7, ASM411807v1, whole genome shotgun sequence genomic region harbors:
- the LOC114190446 gene encoding patatin-like protein 6, producing MDCDNELEMQEPSIETDKLSYEIFSILESKFLFGYDDPKLWFPKQVPSKPESEAPPNVTAVDGVSSVKNQRGKICILAIDGGGMRGILAGKALAYLESALKKKSGDQNATIADYFDVAAGAGVGGIFTAMLFATKDHQRPIFAAEDTWRFLAEKGSKFYRAGGGGGFLKRLLSGGSSSVATATAGLEKAVKEAFTADKGGSLTLKDTIKPVLIPCYDLSSTAPFLFSRADALETDSFDFRLWEVCRATSAEPGLFEPVQMRSVDGQTKCVAVDGGLAMSNPTGAAITHVLHNKQEFPFVRGVEDLLVLSLGTGQLLEVSYDFDRVKRWKAKDWARPMARISGDGSSDLVDQAVAMAFGHSRSTNYVRIQANGSSMGRCGPNVDTDSSPGNVKMLVGIAEEMLKQENVESVLFGGKRIGEQSNFEKLDWFAGELVQEHQRRSCRIAPTVAFKQATPKAT from the exons ATGGACTGCGATAATGAGTTGGAAATGCAAGAACCGAGCATTGAGACGGATAAGCTTAGCTACGAAATCTTCTCCATTCTCGAAAGCAAGTTCCTCTTTGGCTACGACGATCCGAAGCTCTGGTTTCCCAAACAAGTACCTTCCAAGCCGGAATCCGAGGCCCCGCCGAATGTCACCGCTGTGGACGGCGTCTCCTCCGTCAAGAACCAGCGCGGAAAGATATGCATTCTCGCCATCGACGGTGGCGGCATGCGCGGGATTCTCGCCGGAAAAGCCCTGGCCTACCTGGAATCAGCGCTGAAGAAAAAATCAGGCGACCAGAACGCCACCATCGCGGACTACTTCGATGTTGCCGCCGGCGCCGGAGTAGGTGGCATCTTCACTGCGATGCTCTTCGCAACGAAGGACCACCAGCGGCCGATTTTCGCCGCCGAAGACACATGGCGGTTTCTCGCGGAGAAAGGAAGCAAGTTCTACCGCGCGGGTGGCGGGGGCGGGTTCTTGAAGAGGTTGCTTTCCGGTGGTTCAAGTTCGGTGGCGACGGCGACGGCAGGTTTGGAGAAGGCTGTGAAAGAAGCGTTCACGGCGGACAAGGGTGGGAGTTTGACGCTGAAGGACACGATAAAACCGGTATTGATTCCGTGCTACGACTTATCGAGTACGGCGCCGTTTTTGTTCTCACGTGCGGACGCGTTGGAAACGGATAGCTTCGATTTCCGGTTGTGGGAGGTGTGTCGAGCGACCTCGGCCGAACCGGGTTTGTTTGAACCGGTTCAGATGCGTTCCGTGGACGGTCAGACAAAGTGCGTGGCGGTGGACGGAGGGTTGGCGATGAGTAACCCAACGGGGGCGGCAATCACGCACGTGCTGCACAACAAGCAAGAGTTTCCGTTCGTGCGCGGCGTCGAGGACCTTCTGGTTCTGTCCCTCGGAACGGGTCAACTCTTGGAGGTGAGCTACGACTTTGACCGCGTCAAACGCTGGAAGGCGAAGGATTGGGCCCGGCCCATGGCCCGCATTTCTGGCGACGGGTCATCGGACCTGGTCGACCAGGCCGTCGCCATGGCCTTTGGTCATAGCCGCAGCACCAATTACGTCCGCATTcag GCAAATGGGTCGAGCATGGGGCGTTGTGGACCCAATGTGGATACAGATTCAAGTCCCGGCAACGTAAAGATGCTGGTTGGAATAGCAGAGGAGATGTTGAAGCAGGAGAATGTAGAGTCAGTGCTGTTCGGAGGAAAGAGAATTGGGGAACAGAGTAACTTCGAGAAACTTGACTGGTTTGCCGGAGAACTTGTCCAGGAGCATCAGAGGAGGAGCTGCAGAATAGCTCCCACTGTTGCTTTCAAGCAAGCTACCCCAAAAGCGACTTAG